A genomic region of Colletotrichum destructivum chromosome 1, complete sequence contains the following coding sequences:
- a CDS encoding Putative SANT/Myb domain-containing protein: MLDQSNLPFFLSPTMVLSQFRKLDVKSMEQLYEKKERKKRQRAEQKRRHEREEQQQQQQQQKQAQLPSTALATLLGQTVGVMGATEAQTTSWTSADPFASIGNLDFDSGENLGIGEAYTQCDFASLESTEPSCEIGGILSTMPKPTFADDINSHSPSWLSCAPLPAQPSTERASHDEANPSSAEELPLALDLARRATGQLRLANTVISAMNASVVEVEDSSESSGSCNADEIDDGRGSDDEETDVESCHQEMAVPRRELTGKDLSGSPVLHVLSQSKPVAPNCPECPSVARNPFLSDSAKAPVGFLGGLKEPQTGDFSLPTPASDHASDSRQVGHIVTCRKKRGGEPTEGGSESHELRPAKRMRPRKVDNGTKSPALPPRTLRALPSRVPAENSSKRLSNEIETQPRRSAETPERSEAEDPIGLIPCGNDKLRPDTSLMHDLDDNSTRSRCKEARQGRSRKISPVPSLRPNHLSRNHDQTERCGLVSPPPINTTANLPVATCHACGFSAKHLLRMINTFEALNGGIARLPDGERRMDMLELFLGFIKNYATERLPHNELITGEDGPYNMTHQDHSAEVAIGLSHGDTFNQDDGSDDNTDDNDSQSDSQSGNDCSDHYPSPDSLEENVKRSKRRRWTDWEEERLRVYIEEGKEWSWIAKRLHRSEPAVTQHWVIMERQDKEKAK, from the exons ATGCTAGACCAGTCAAACTtgcctttcttcctttcgCCCACGATGGTCCTCTCACAGTTCAGAAAATTGGACGTCAAGTCCATGGAACAGTTGTACGAAAAAAAAGAGCGTAAAAAGAGGCAACGCGCAGAGCAAAAACGTCGACACGAGCgcgaagagcagcagcagcagcaacagcagcagaaacAAGCGCAACTCCCATCAACGGCCCTTGCGACACTACTTGGACAGACCGTTGGAGTTATGGGTGCGACAGAGGCCCAGACCACAAGCT GGACAAGCGCCGACCCTTTCGCTAGCATTGGCAACCTTGACTTTGATTCCGGTGAGAATCTTGGAATCGGCGAAGCGTACACACAATGCGACTTCGCGTCCTTGGAGTCCACAGAACCGTCTTGTGAGATCGGCGGTATCCTATCGACAATGCCAAAGCCTACCTTTGCAGACGATATCAACTCACATTCGCCATCTTGGTTGTCTTGCGCACCCCTACCTGCTCAGCCTTCCACAGAACGAGCCTCTCATGACGAGGCAAATCCATCTTCGGCTGAGGAACTGCCATTGGCTCTTGACCTAGCCAGACGGGCAACTGGGCAACTTCGCCTGGCAAATACTGTTATCAGCGCCATGAACGCAT CTGTagttgaagttgaagatAGCAGCGAGAGCAGCGGGAGTTGCAATGCTGATgagatcgacgacggcaggggttctgacgatgaagagacCGATGTCGAGAGCTGCCATCAAGAGATGGCAGTCCCAAGACGTGAACTTACGGGAAAAGATCTGTCGGGTAGTCCTGTACTACACGTCCTGTCACAAAGCAAACCCGTAGCGCCCAACTGCCCGGAGTGCCCGTCTGTTGCTAGAAACCCATTTCTCAGCGACTCAGCAAAGGCACCAGTTGGTTTCTTAGGTGGGTTGAAAGAGCCTCAAACAGGCGATTTTTCACTCCCTACCCCAGCGTCTGATCACGCCTCCGATTCAAGGCAAGTTGGCCATATTGTTACCTGTCGGAAGAAACGGGGAGGTGAGCCAACCGAAGGCGGCAGCGAGAGCCATGAACTACGCCCGGCTAAACGAATGAGGCCTCGCAAAGTCGACAACGGGACAAAATCACCGGCTCTGCCACCCAGGACTTTACGCGCATTGCCATCTCGAGTCCCGGCTGAAAATTCAAGTAAGAGGCTGTCAAACGAAATTGAAACACAGCCTCGTCGCTCGGCCGAAACACCGGAACGGTCTGAAGCGGAGGACCCCATCGGTTTGATACCTTGTGGCAACGACAAGCTGCGCCCTGATACATCACTTATGCACGACTTGGATGATAACTCCACAAGAAGCAGGTGCAAGGAAGCAAGGCAGGGTCGCTCGCGAAAAATATCGCCTGTTCCCTCACTTCGCCCAAACCACCTTTCTAGGAATCATGATCAGACCGAGAGGTGCGGATTGGTTTCCCCTCCGCCTATCAACACCACGGCGAACCTACCAGTAGCCACATGCCATGCTTGCGGCTTTTCTGCGAAACACCTATTACGCATGATCAACACTTTCGAGGCTCTCAATGGGGGTATCGCTAGGTTGCCTGATGGTGAAAGACGAATGGACATGCTTGAGCTATTCCTTGGGTTCATCAAAAACTATGCTACGGAGAGACTTCCACACAACGAACTAATCACGGGGGAAGACGGACCGTATAACATGACACATCAAGATCATTCAGCGGAGGTTGCTATCGGACTGTCACACGGTGATACATTCAACCAGGATGATGGCTCGGACGACAACACCGATGACAACGACAGCCAAAGCGACAGCCAAAGTGGCAATGATTGTTCTGATCATTACCCCAGCCCAGACAGTCTTGAAGAAAACGTTAAAAGGTCTAAGCGCCGCCGTTGGACGGATTGGGAAGAGGAGCGTCTGCGTGTATACATTGAAGAGGGGAAGGAGTGGTCATGGATTGCAAAAAGGCTGCATCGAAGCGAGCCAGCTGTAACTCAGCATTGGGTGATTATGGAGAGGCaagacaaggagaaggcAAAGTGA
- a CDS encoding Putative metallo-beta-lactamase, ribonuclease Z/Hydroxyacylglutathione hydrolase — MRKNIAIIAALSAQCHQAVASDNCSLRVENFVNQGLSLDMVSSLVIGSEAAVVIDLPLAVAQANLLAAWVKNTTEKPLVAAFTTHNHPDHYLSGRAFLDHFPEAKHYATAEAAAWIENEAEKKTEYWSSVFGEGVIAPSPAIPTPYNHSFFVLPGDESCPVEIISSVGGDTIDEAMFWIPSSKTLIAGDIVYGHQMHVWLADLLTPALTASWLATLDFVAKLQPRRVVPGHALSADTFSAAKDVVHTRDYVTFFQKNIEAKGADFYLPSEISTLIDNRFPGLLNISSSATSRQLLNISAENFGRGGTRQIHYLDLLAFNDTKTLEGWQL; from the exons ATGCGTAAGAACATCGCCATCATTGCCGCTCTTTCGGCACAGTGTCACCAAGCCGTCGCGTCGGACAACTGCAGCCTGAGGGTCGAGAACTTTGTCAACCAGGGCCTGTCTCTGGACATGGTCTCGTCACTCGTCATCGGGTCCGAGGCTGCGGTCGTCATCGACCTTCCACTGGCCGTGGCCCAGGCCAACctgctggcggcgtgggtCAAGAACACGACCGAGAAGCCGCTCGTGGCAGCCTTTACCACGCACAACCACCCGGATCACTATCTCAGTGGCCGAGCCTTCCTGGACCACTTTCCCGAAGCCAAGCACTACGCAACAGCAGAAGCCGCAGCTTGGATAgagaacgaggccgagaagaag ACCGAATACTGGTCGTCAGTCTTTGGGGAGGGCGTCATCGCACCGAGCCCGGCTATCCCCACCCCCTACAACCACTCGTTCTTTGTTCTTCCCGGCGATGAATCCTGCCCTGTGGAGATCATCAGCTcagtcggcggcgacacgATTGACGAGGCCATGTTCTGGATCCCAAGCAGCAAGACCCTGATTGCAGGGGACATTGTCTACGGCCACCAGATGCACGTGTGGCTGGCCGACCTCCTGACCCCCGCTCTCACCGCGTCCTGGCTCGCGACCCTCGACTTCGTTGCCAAGCTCCAGCCGCGCCGAGTTGTCCCCGGTCACGCGCTGTCTGCAGACACCTTcagcgccgccaaggacgtCGTCCACACCCGCGACTACGTGACGTTCTTCCAGAAGAACATtgaggccaagggcgccgactTCTACCTGCCCTCTGAGATTTCGACTCTGATCGACAACAGGTTTCCAGGTCTCCTGAACATatcatcgtcggccacgTCACGCCAGCTCCTTAACATCTCGGCCGAGAATTTCGGCAGAGGAGGCACGAGGCAGATTCACTACTTGGACTTGTTAGCCTTCAACGACACCAAGACGCTGGAAGGCTGGCAGCTGTAA
- a CDS encoding Putative major facilitator superfamily, MFS transporter superfamily: MATLPDPAEVEMAAAPRATSTAAAAAKDGDPFLVDFARPYDAENPLDWPAGRKWMVTDVLSATGFNRIMVSTIMAPALTNIAAELDMTATESAMALSIYLLATALGPLVIGPLSEIYGRQVVLHASSAWFLVWNVLCGFATTKGTLIAARFLAGFGASAIYALGGGVLGDIWRPEQRGLSMGVYLLIPLLGAAVGECPVRPIIGGFIAARTTWRWMFWSTSIFQAAMIFVALFSFPESYGALVLRRRAARLRKETGEARYRTAGERLDADRSASDVVGRALTRPLRLLLFHPIIQVTAVLSGFNYGIMYVTLSTFSDLWKGQYGQSVEISGLHYIACSLGELVGSQVGGPMMDFLYGRRQQPTPESRVMLMFFGIVPAWAGVLAYGWTAQYRLHWLLVDAGVVVMMFGMQLSGMPATAYVIDTYGEHTSSAMAATQFVKSLTAFLFPLFAPSMYGALGYGWANSVMALAGVAISLPLPVFLWRYGARLRARASSTY; encoded by the exons ATGGCCACGCTTCCCGACCCCGCCGAGGTGGAGATGGCCGCGGCTCCCCGGGCCACATCaacggctgctgctgctgcaaaaGACGGGGACCCGTTCCTGGTGGACTTTGCGCGGCCCTACGACGCCGAAAACCCGCTCGACTGGCCGGCGGGCCGCAAGTGGATGGTGACCGACGTGCTCTCGGCCACGGGCTTCAACCGCATCATGGTGTCGACCATCATGGCGCCCGCGCTGACCAACATcgcggcggagctggacaTGACGGCGACCGAGTCGGCCATGGCCCTGTCCATCTACCTCCTCGCGACGGCCTTGGGCCCTCTGGTCATCGGGCCGCTGTCCGAGATCTACGGGCGGCAGGTCGTGCTCCACGCGTCGAGCGCCTGGTTTCTGGTCTGGAACGTGCTCTGCGGGTTCGCGACGACCAAGGGGACGCTGATCGCCGCCCGTTTCCTCGCGGGGttcggcgccagcgccatCTACGCCCTCGGGGGCGGGGTCCTCGGGGACATTTGGCGGCCGGAGCAGAGGGGCCTGTCGATGGGCGTCTACCTGCTCATCCCGCTGCTGGGCGCAGCCGTCGGCGAGTGCCCCGTTC gccccatcatcggcggGTTCATAGCCGCCCGCACGACCTGGCGCTGGATGTTCTGGTCGACGTCCATCTTCCAGGCCGCCATGATCTTCGTCGCGCTCTTCAGCTTCCCCGAGTCCTACGGCGCCCTGGTGCTccggcgccgcgccgcgcGGCTTCGCAAGGAGACCGGCGAAGCCCGCTACCGTACGGCGGGCGAgcggctcgacgccgacagaTCCGCGTCGGACGTCGTGGGCCGGGCCCTGACGCGGCCTctccggctgctgctgttccaCCCCATCATCCAGGTCACTGCCGTCCTGTCCGGGTTCAACTACGGCATCATGTACGTGACGCTGTCGACGTTTTCCGACCTGTGGAAGGGGCAGTATGGGCAGTCCGTCGAGATCAGCGGGCTGCACTACATTGCCTGTTCCctgggcgagctcgtcggaTCCCAAGTCGGCGGGCCCATGATGGACTTCCTGTACGGGCGTCGGCAGCAGCCCACGCCCGAGTCTCGGGTCATGCTGATGTTCTTCGGCATCGTGCCCGCCTGGGCCGGGGTGTTGGCGTACGGCTGGACGGCGCAGTACCGTCTCCACtggctcctcgtcgacgccggggtCGTTGTCATGATGTTTGGGATGCAGCTGAGCGGCATGCCCG CGACGGCGTACGTTATCGACACGTACGGGGAGCACACGAGCAGTGCCATGGCGGCCACGCAGTTTGTCAAGAGCCTgacggccttcttgttcCCCCTGTTCGCCCCGAGCATGTACGGCGCGCTAGGATACGGGTGGGCGAACAGCGTCATGGCCCTGGCGGGCGTGGCCATCTCCCTCCCGCTTCCCGTCTTCCTCTGGCGGTACGGAGCCCGGCTGCGCgccagggcgtcgtcgacgtaCTGA